CCTGCATGACTGGTTTTTCCGCCATTTCGACAACTGCTGTTATTTCTGCTTCAACTTCATCTTCCTCTAGCGCAGATTGGATTTCCGACTCAGCTGTGTACGGCTCTTCCGCCTGCATGACTGGTTTTTCCGCCATTTCGACAACTGCTGTTATTTCTGCTTCAACCACTTCTTCCTCTGGCACAGGCTGAACTTCTGTCTCAACTGCATACGGCTCCTCTGCCTGCATGACAGGGTCTTCTCCATTTTCAATAACTGCTGTTATTTCTGCTTCAATCACTTCTTCCTCTAGCACCTGCTGGATTCGAGCGTCTAAAGTATCCGGCGCTTCTACCTGAAGGTTTGTTTCCTCTATCAGCTCCACAACGAAAGGCATTTCTGCTTCTGCCTCTATTGACTCCTGCATTGCTATGCTTACTTCCTGTTGTTCTTCATGAGGAATTGGTTGCTCCGCAAGCTCTAAGGTTGCAGCGGATTCGATTTGCTGTTTTTCTTCTGGGAGAAGTGCTGTCTCTGCAGCATATATTACTTCTTGTTCTTTTGCTTTGTTTCTTTCTGTTACTTCTGTAAGAAGATGTTCGGCTTTTTTCTCTATTGCTTCAGGGGTGAGTTCAGCTTTCGTTTCCTCACCACTGTTTGGGCGCACTAATGATTCTTTATCCAGCAATGAGCTCTCGATTGGCTCTTCTTTCTGCTGTGCTCGTAAGGCTGCTTGTTCCGCCTCTTTTCTTCGCATAATAGATGTCAGAAAATCGCTGCTGTCCATAACGGGACGGACCGATTTTGGTTCCATCTTTGGTTTAGCTTGAACTGCCGGCCGATTATATCCATAAATAGGAGACGGTATTTCTGTCGGTTTAAACGGCATTTTTGACTGATAGCTCTTCGGACTGCTTTCTGGTATTTCCCGTGGCTTTGTTCTGTTATGTAAGGCATCGGAGCTTGGTTTTGTTTCAGCAGGCTCCTGCCTATTTGAAACAGCAGACTTCCTTCTGCCTTGTTGAAATTCAGATCTTTCCTTACCTGCTGAACCATACTGTCTTCTTTCTAGCGGGCGCTCTTGTTTGCCTGCATTGGCTGCCCCTTGCAGGGTTCTTTCACCTGGCTTCTCAAACCTGCCTGCAGTAAATGCATTTTCTTCGGGCGGTGTTTGCCTGCCTGTAAAAGCTGGTGTGCTTTGCTTTTCCTCTTCCGGCGGTGATTGCCTTTTAGCATAGGCTGAACCACTCTGCCTTCGTTCAGCTGCGTTCTCCTGTCTGGCTGGTCTGCCGGAAATGCCTATTTCATCATCTGATATAACAGGAAAACGAAACTTCCCCTTTGGATATTGATAAATAATCTTTGAATCTACTTCTTTTTTCCACTCATTATTCCAATCGTTTTGTACATGCGGTGCTTCGCTTTTTTCTTCTGCAGCTTCAAATTGGTCCGTTTCTTCGTGGTCCTCTTTAATAAACTGCTTTATTACTTTCTTGAACCAACTCACTGTAAATCACTCTTTCCATCTTTCTCTCTACTATTTTAACAGTTTATTAATAAAATCGAGATAAAAATCGCTATTATCCCTGCTTTTTCTATTATATTTTACAAAATTTTAATTGCAAGAAGGCAAAACATTTATTCGCATCTATTATTTACCAAATATCCTATTGAAAAAAGGGCAGTTGCTTGTTAATAAGACCCTCTTAGTCTTAATCAACACGCACACTACCCTTATTGTAGATAACGAATATTACATCCTGTTTTCATTCAGGCAATATTATTAAATCAAATTGATTAAGTTTTGCATACAAAGCACTTAATATTATTGCTCTTTTTTCTTATTTTTACCTAATATAAAAACAGGCTCAAGGCTGCCGTCTTCATACAAGAAGGACAACGCAGTGATTGGCACTCTGCCGCTGGCAAAGAAACTCATCGTCATCTGTGCCAAAATATCATAACCAGTCTCATTTTCAATATCCGCTATAATTAATACGTCTTGATGAGGTACTGCAACTGCCATCGTCCCCTTCACTGTCTCGCTCATTTCCTTCAGGAAAGAGTCATTAAGGATGCGGCTAGCATCATATCCGTCATTTGTATTTAGGAAATAAAAAGTGTTGCCTGCTACAACATCTTTTTTAAGGGCCGTGCTTAAAGAGCGAGCATTAAACAAGGCTACTTCCTTAATTCTGCTATGTTTCCAGTTTTCCTTCGCCATGATTTTCTCATCAATGAGTCGATACGTATTTCCCATATCCAAGGCATAATATATTCTTGTTTCTGCTGTATGTTCATCTACTACAAAGGGTATTTCTTCATTCGTTTGAACTGGAAACGAAGTGGAACGAATAACAGGGTAAATATTTTTTTCTTTCCCCTCAAGTGTAGGGTCATCCACTAATGCTGTTAAACCATTTTCAATATAGTATACAACCTCGTCAACAGCCTTTTCCTTTTCCAGCTCCCATTTTGCAATAATTCCTGGCAGAGAAACGGTTACACCCTTTCCTGTATCCTTGCTTTCTATTCGAAGTTGATCCTTTTTAGAATCAAACGTAAATACTCTTCCTTCGGCTTTAAGCCTGTCCTGTAAGAGATTTTTCATTTTTTTGCTATCCATCTTCATTAATGCTTTTTCCCCCTTTAAGAGTGGGTAATGATCTATGCTGTTCCTATTATAATAGCAGTTGACCGTCTTTTCAAAGAATGTAGAATTTTGTTGTGCAGAAAAAAACAGCGTTTTTACAGAGACACGCTGTTTTTCATTTTTCTCTTATATGATTATAACGACTCAATAAACTGCTCAATTTCCTCTTGCGTTTTACGATCTTTGCTGACAAAACGGCCTAGCTCTTTCCCGTTTTCAAATGCGATAAAGCTTGGAATTCCAAATACATCTAACTCAATGCAAGTATCGATGAACTTATCGCGGTCAATGTGAATAAATGTATACTCACTGTATTTTTGCTCTACTTCTGGCATGAATGGTTCAATGAAGCGACAGTCTCCGCACCAGTTAGCAGAAAATAGGAAAACATGTTTATTACTGCTGTTTTTCAACTCATTAAATTCTTCTTGTGACTGTAGATCTCTCATCGTCTTAATCCCCCTGATTAAAGCTTTTTATTAATTGATACTAACAAAATCTCTGCTGTTTCACTACTATTATGCTTACTCTTTATTATGAACGTGACTTAGCATCATATTCGTATTGTCCAACCAATGATTCGATAACATGTGCAAACATTTTTTGTCTCGTAATTCTGCCGTTCGTAAATACGCCAATAGCACCTTCATGATGACGGACATTCTTTTTGTTTGCATAACGATCCATTACAGGACCAAGCTCTTCCCCTTCCAACAGAGCATCTGCCACTTCCGTGGGCAAAGGAATGCTCGCACCTCCGCCAATATAGGTTCTGCCGTCGCGAAGTACAAGGGCTCCCCAGTTGCAGACGAACAGGCCGTGTTCAGTTTGCTTTACACCGCCTTCAAGACCAATGCCAATGTCGCCTTTTCCAGCAGCTAAAGCATTTTTTGCACGATTAATTGCCCCAGTCATTGTTTCTTCATCAGAGAATGGCTGGGCACTTACCTCTGAAGAGACATCTATTTCTATGAACTCTACGTCTGTCATTGTGCTGAATCCTTCTTTAACAGCACTTGTTTTTGCTGGGTTTCTTGTTCCGATGCAAACAATCATTTCCATCCGCCTCTCTTTAAAAACCTTTTTCTTCATGGAAAAAGAGACAGTCTAATTGTCTGCCTCTTGTTACTCTCCTCATACATTTGCTTTAATTGAATCCACCATTGCTTTATCTGTCGCTTTTACAAGCTTCACAACCAGTTCCTTTGCAGCTGCATAGTCATCAATATGAATGATGGATGCACTTGTATGGATATATCGTGAGCAGATGCCGATTACAGCACTAGGCACTCCATCATTTGCTGTATGCACTCTTCCTGCATCTGTACCGCCAGGGGAGATGAAGTATTGATACGCAATATTATTGCTTTCAGCTGTATCGAGGATAAATTCTCTCATGCCTCTATGCGTTACCATTGTCCGATCGTAGATGCGAAGCAAAGCACCTTTACCTAATTGGCCAAACTGGTTTTTATCACCAGAAGTATCATTTGCAGGACTCGCGTCTAATGCATAAAAAATATCTGGCTGAATCATATTGGCAGCTGTTTGCGCGCCGCGCAAGCCAACCTCTTCTTGAACAGTTGCACCAGAATACAAAGTATTTGGCAGCACTTCTCCTTGCAGCTCCTTCAGCAGCTCAATTGCAAGACCGCAGCCATAGCGGTTATCCCAAGCCTTGGCCATAATTTTCTTTTTATTAGCCATTGGAGTAAAAGGACAAATTGGAACAATAGGCTGCCCTGGCTTGATGCCGATTGAAACAGCATCTGCTTTGTCGTCAGCACCGATATCAATAAGCATGTTTTTAATATCCATCGGTTTATTACGCTGTGCGTCATCAAGTAAATGTGGAGGAATTGAAGCTATTACACCGATAACTGGACCGTTGTCTGTCATTACCTGAACTCTCTGGGCAAGCAAGACTTGGCTCCACCAACCTCCCAGCGGCTGAAAACGCAGCATTCCGTTTTCTGTGATAGAAGTAACCATAAAGCCAACTTCATCCATATGTCCTGCAACCATTACTTTAGGACCATCAGTACTTCCTTTTTTCACACCAAAAATGCTGCCAAGATTGTCTTGAATGATTTCATCGCTGTAAAGGGCAAGCTCCTTACGCATAAAATCACGTACTTCATGCTCATTTCCTGCAACACCGCGTAGCTCAGTCAGTGTACGGAATAATTCCAATGTTTGCTCATTCATCGTATTGCTCCTCTTTTTTTAAAAATTATGTATATATTTATTTTATCGAAATATTAATTTCCTTGCCACCATTAAACATATTGCTCGCTAAATAGATTATTATTAATATAACCAAAATAGGTTTATTACTGGTTTTTTTGGTTTTATTTCACTTATCTCTAATATTTTGGCTATAATAAGAACGAAAGAAAGGAGCTAAAATCATGAACTGGAAAACGATAGTTGCAGGAGCAGCTGTAGGATTTGCAGCAAGCTATGCAGTAAAGGAAGCTGTTTCCAGAAATTATTCCCTGTCAAGTGACCGCGTTCTAAAAATAGTTAAGGCTGTTTTTAAAGAGCAAGGACCTATTACAGGCAGCTGGATCAACATGCAAAAAGAACCCTATGAAACAGCCGGTACAACACAGCTCATTTATCGCGGTGGAATCACGAGAGATAATGATGGCAAAAATGAGTCTTTCGAATTTCTAGCAGACAGCAAAACAGGAAATTTGCTTGATATATATGAGCTTTAAAGATACATAAGTCCATTGCGATACTTGCAATGGACATTTTTACTAATCCCGCTTTATTGCTTCTGTTATTTCTCCTGCTTCATTCCATTTAACACTTCGGTATAATGCATCATGATAAAATGTAAACCAGGCATTTTTGTCTGCTCCCCATTTAAACCATTTTTGTTTTTCTGATATGGATGTCATCGGGTAATCATCATATGCTGTCACCCACAGAACATTTTGATGTGCATGTGTTGGCAATAAATCTGCCATATGGATGGCTGTCTCGCCTCCGTCTTCGATAAGAAGAATAGAATGACCATCACTATGGCCTCCCGTATGAATAAGCTTTAACGGACCCATGCTCCATTCTGTTTCAAAGGTTTTGACTTGTGCTTCAATCGGCTGCCAATTTTGTTCCCAATATGTATTTCTAGAGCGGATATTCGGGTTTTTCATTTCCTGCCACTCCGTTTCTGAAGTAATGATTTCTGCATTCGGAAAAATAGACACCAATTTGTCATTTTCTAACTTAGATAGTCCGCAAGCATGATCAAAATGCATATGTGTCATCAGCACATAATCAATTTCTGTTGGAGAAACCCCTAGTGCTTGTAAATCTCTTTCAAGAAAAGATTCTTCATCAACACCATAATTGCGCATTTGCTTTTTCGTAAGCTTCCCATTTCCAATTCCTGCATCAATCAGTATTCGTTTTCCATCCCACTCAAGAAACATCGGGTCTGAAGGAAGTGTTACTTGATTTACCTCATTGCACTCATACTTTTTGGACCATAATGGCTTTGGTACAACACCAAAAATAGCACCACCATCCATTTTTGTAACACCACCATTTAGCCATGTCACCGTAATTTCACCAATCTTTAAACTGTTCATTCAAGCTAGCCTCCTAATCATTATTCTTACCAAAATTATAGTTGATTTTTCTTTAGACAACAAAAAAAGAGACTAGCTTTAGCATTAGTCTCTTTGTCTTATCATCTGAATTGGGTTTCACTGCGGTAAATTCTGCTGCCACGCTCAGAGAATTTCTCTTCATATTCAGTCATTATATTACCTTCATAATCGCTGTTATGAAGATCAAGGCTGACATACTTCAGCAGCATGCCATACTCAGAGAAGCTGCGAAGAGAATATTCAAATAACCCTTGGTTATCTGTCTTAAAGTGAATTTCACCGTTCGGGATAAGGACTTCCTCATATGACTTTAGGAAATTCTTATAAGTTAGCCTTCTCTTCTCATGTCTAGTTTTTGGCCATGGATCAGAGAAATTCAAATAAACGCGCTCTACTTCCCCTTTAAGGAAATAGTCAGTCAGCTTAGATGCATCGAGATTCATCAGCTTTAGATTCGGAATTTCCGCCTCAATCACTCTGTCTAAAGCGGAAACGATGACACTTTCTTGCAGTTCAATCCCGATATAGTTAATATCTGGATTAGCTTTTGCCATCTCTGTAATAAATCTGCCTTTTCCTGTACCTACCTCTATATGAATGGGTCCTTTAACGCTGAAAGCTTGATCCCATTTTCCTTTCCATTCCTCCGGATGCTGCACTGCATATTGGGGATATGCCAGCAGCTTGTCCTTTGCCCACGGTTTATGTCTTAATCGCATTGTGACACTCCTTCTTTACGTATATATCCATCAACAAACAATACCATTCTTGCGGCTATCATGCAATACTCTTTTCTTTTCCATAACACGCTACAATTATGTCAAAAAATACAGGGTAATTTTACAAATGCAAATATCGTATAAAGAAAAAAAAGAATTCACAACCTATTAGTGAATTCCTTTACTGGTATTTGACCATTTTTTATAAAAGAGACCTGAAGAAAGGGTGCAACTAGATGCCAATTACACATGAACATCAATTAGGTATACTAAAGGATATTTTAAACAACCATCAAGAGGACTGCTGTGGTTCTGTTTCTGAATGTGAACAACTTGAACGTCTTGTTACTTCCTTAAAGGTCAATGGCAATATCGACCAAAACATTCTTCCGATTTTAGAAGAAATAAGCCAGTACAGCCAAAGAGGAATTCAGGCAAACAATTTAAACAATCATATCCAATCCTCTCAAGAGCAGCTGTCCCAATGGGTCGATGGAATAAATGACTTTTCAGGCTAAATCCTGGTCATTTAGGAATTGTATCCACTTTTCCATCTCATGATAGCGGGATTTCTTTTTATACCATTGGATAGAATTTAGGGTTTGGGCTACCACATACCACTTCATGCGCAGCATCAGGTTGTCAGTCAGCTCAAATCCATATTTTTCAAGCCATTCTTTCCAATCTGATTTTGGGATATACCAGTGAAGAAGCATTCCTAAATCGATTGCCGGATCTGCAATCATTGCGCCATCCCAATCGATTAAATACAACTGGTTGTCTTCTGATAGCAGCCAGTTGTTATGATTTACATCACAATGGCAGACAACTTCTTCCTCCGTTTTTATCGATGGAAGATTCTGTTCTAAAAAGGCAATTGAATTCGTGATGGTTGTATTCCCCGTCAGTTCTTCATCCAGTTCTGCTTTAATAACAGCAAGGATCATATTTGGCATCAAGGTTGTTTTTCCAAGCCTTTTCAGCATTTCCAATAACGGTTTAGATGTATGGATTTTTTTCAGCAGCATCACAACCCTGTCATCTGTCATATCAGATTGGCTGAATTCCCTGCCGATAAGCCACTGCTGCGCAGTAAATACATCTCCGTTTTCAAATCTTTTTGTCCAAACAAGTTTTGGGACAATTCCTTCTGCAGACAAAACAGCTAAAAAAGGCGAAGAGTTTCTTTTCAGAAACAGCTTCTGGCCATTATTCTGGGCGAAAAAGGCCTCGCCTGTTTCCCCGCCTGCAGGGGTTATTTCCCAATCTTGTCCTAATAAATGTTCCAACATTGTTCACCTACTATATATATTGCTCCATGATTTTAGGATGAGTCATTCTTGTTTGAACCTTTTTTATCCCTTGTAGGAAGAACAAACAGATTGATTCGTTCTAACTAATAAAAAACTCTTTATTCTTAGCGTTCTACGCATTTAAGTGCAATATTAATCATCATAAATAGAAAAGGACATAGTACCCCAAAAAACATACTATGCTAATGAAAAAAATCAATGTATCAAGAATAATTTATTGTTATAAAAAAAGAGAGCTATTACAATCAGTAACTGACAACAATAGCTATCACATTAAATATTATCTCTTATTTGGTTTTTTAGTCAAGTCTATCTGCAATATAATATTATTTTTCAAAAATTAAATTTCTGCCTATTCAGTTTGTCTCTTTTCGCTTTCCAATAATTGTTATGCCAATCGGGTTTATATCGATGGTTTTTTCCACATCAGGAAGTTCATGGAGATACACTTCTTCTCCCTTTAACAGCAGCTTCCAATTTCCTTCTTCGACAGCTGCCCTTTGTGAATCGTCATCAGCGTTGATATAGATAATAAGTGTTTCCCAATCACCATAGTCTTCAATATTGTTCAGTTTGTATTCTACGAATAAAGGGGAATGTGATTGAATAGTGACATGCTTTCTAATAGCTTCAGCGCTTGTCAGCCGCAGTGCAGCGGTTGATTTGCGCAAAGATATAAGGTCTTTTATAAATTGGACATTATCAAGAAATGTATCTCTTCTATCCCAGTCAAGTCTGTTAATTTCATCAGGCGATTTATAGCTGTTTTCTACACCGTATTTCGTTCGGAAAAACTCCTGACCGCTGTGAAGAAATGGTATGCCTTGGCTGAGTAAGACGATGGATGTGGCAAGTCGATGTTTTTTACGTTTCAAGCTCATCTCCAAGTCAGGAAAGCACGCCTCAATTTTATCCCAAAGCGTATGGTTATCATGCGATTCTACATAATTGATTGTCTGATTCGGCTCTGTAAATATTCCTGCGTTTTGTTCTGCTAATCCAATGCTGCCAGAGAGAAGCTCATGCACTGCTGGCTGACTCCCATTCCCTAATGCAAAGCCTGTATGTTCCAAATCAAATGTACTTCCCTTTATTTGATCGCGGAATTGATCATTGAACTGGCCGATTCGAGGCATTTTATGTTGATTGCTAATTATCGCCTTGAGATCATCTGGTAGAGGTGTCTGCAGATTCCACCCCTCTCCAAAGGTTAAAATAGACGGATCTTTACTGTCACAAATCTCCCGAACCCCCTGCATTGTCTCTACATCCAATATGCCCATCAAATCAAAACGGAAGCCGTCAATCTGGTATTCCTCCAGCCAGAAGCGAACGGAGTCCAGAATATATCTTCTTACCATCAGACGCTCAGAGGCAATATCATTGCCTACACCTGTACCGTTAGAAGGCATTCCGTGAATGTCATAGCGGAAGAAGTAGCCTGGGAGAATCTTCTCAAACGGCGAGTCTTCTTTTTTGTACACATGGTTATAAACAACATCCATAATGACCCTTATTCCTTGCTCATGAATTGCTTGGATAAGCTGTTTTAATTCTTTAATCCTTGCGTATGGGTCAGTCGGATTTGTTGAATAACTGCCTTCAGGGACATTGAAATGTGATGGATTATAACCCCAGTTATATCGTTTAAAAACATTTAATTCATCCACTTCTTCGAAATCATGGACAGGCAGAAGTTCAAGATGAGTCACGCCGAGTTCTTTCACATACGAAAGTCCGGTCCATTCTCCAGTTGGGGTTTTCGTGTTCAGCTGGGCAGCACCTAAGTACGTCCCTTTCTTATCTGCTCCACTGTTCGGATGGATAGTAAAGTCACGGATATGGGTTTCATAAATAATGCTGTCAACAGGGGAGGCAAGTGCTGGCAGTTTAGGTTTCACCGTTTTTGTTTTTCCTAAATCAACGATGACACCCTTTTCACCATTGACGCTAACAGCAACTGCATACGGATCAACCGCTTCTCTCCACTCAAGATTAATAAGAACTAAATAAGTATAGTGAAAGCCGTCTACATCCTGCTCTACCTCAGCTGTCCACACACCCTTTTCTTGTCTTGCCATCGGGATTTCCATACGCCGCTCAGAATGTATAGGATCTTGAAGAACGAGCTTTACTTGTTGAGCTGTTGGAGCCCATAAGAAAAAATGGCTTTTCTCAGCGCTGTATTGCACACCTAACGGACCTTCATAAAAATAACGCATATCAAACTCTTTCGTTCTTATGACTGCACCAATCTGCAAATCAGTGCTGCCATTGTGGTTATCAATAATGGTATAGCTTTTGCCTGCATCCAGCAATTCAGAAGAGATGCAAGTATATTTAACATATTGCTGCATCGTTTCCTTTTTCTTAATGGTTAATGGTACAGAGTATTCTCCCTGTACTGTAAAGGCATCCGCTTCACCGCCATGATACATATAAGGCAGCAGTATAGTAATAACAGACAGCTCATCTAAATAAGCATAATAGTCCCTTTTAATAGATAGCATCATTCCCCACTCCTTCTCTTGTTACCTAAACACTATTCGTTTATGATTCCTCCTCCTCTGGAGCATCCCAATCATATCTTCGAACAGAAGTTGTTAAACAATATTGCAGCAGACTTTCTGCCGCTTTCAGCTGGATAGCCTTGATAGGTGATTGCTGGGTTCTCATCATACGGAACCACTCATCATAATTTCTTTTTTCAATAATCTTTAAATCATATGGTATCGTTGGATAATCAATATAGCCATTCCTTGTCAGGATAGCCTTTTGAATAGGCAGTGCAACATCATGCCTGTCGAGAATTCCGCGGACAATTTTTTCTGTCCTGTTTAAAGCAATCAACGGGCTTAACGTCTTTTTTTCTTTGTCATTATATTTCTTTACCCAAAATTTTTCATTTGAACCTAGGTAAACAGCGGAATCTTCCTCTTCTAGGATAGTGATGCACCACACAGCAGTTGGTGTCACCATCATGACTTCCAGATCAATAGGAGCATTTTTTAATAAGAAAACTGGTTTGTATAGCACTAAATATGTATCAGGAAATCGTTGCAAAAAATATTTCAAGTGCTCATCATAATAAAACGCCTTCTTAACAGTTGATTTTTCTGTAAGAGTAGAACTAGCCCATTTCAGCTGAAAACGAAAAAGCTGATTTAAAAATTGCAGCTTCAATTGTTCTTCTGATTGAGGCTCATTAAGAGCATTGGCTTTATAATCAAAGGAAAATATTTGCTCTTCTTTGTCTTCTTCTTTAACAGCTGCCGGAAATAAAAGGAGCTCTTCTTCCTTCGGCTTTTTATTCATCATTCCTCTGATTTTTAGAAAAAGAGATTCCTTTTCCTCTGTTATATCGTCTAAACTTTCATTATCCTCGTAGAATATTTTCATGTCTTGTGTATCAAATGCCTTTTTAACACCTTCCCATTTCTGCTTTTTTAAGCGGACATAACGGGACGGATACAGCAGTATATTTTGTTGGTAACGTGATATATAGTCTTTTAGCTTAATTAATTGTGCCAAAGCTTTTCCCCCTAAAAAAACCTGTACTTTTCTATTAAATAAATTTTTTTGTATATATTGCTTCATATTTTGGTTCTTTATTTAAATGTGTCTGAAATAAAGAAAATTGCTCTACTTGAAAGGAAGGTTTCGCATCACTGAATGGGTTTTGGGAATTCAGCATGTTCTGGCGAAATCTCTCTGTTCCTGCCCATTTCCTTGCAATCGTAATATGCGGATGATAGGGCCTAGTCTCTAAAGTAAAGCCTGCCTTTTTGCACTTAATATATATATTCTCTCTTAACTGGTGCAGCGATGGATGATTCTCCAATCCTAACCAGAAAATCCGTGGACTGTCCTGACTGCCGAATACTCCTAATTTGTCGATATTCAACGTAAAATGGTCTATATCGTAACTATCTTCATTTAGAATAGTGATAAGTTCGCTCTTTTGTTCTTCCGTTGCTGCTCCCAAAAAAGCTAAAGTAATATGGTAGTCTTGCGGATGCACCCATTTTTTAAAAGGAAATGCTTCTTTAAGCTTACCCCTTACAGCCTCTACTTCTAGCCGGACAGCTTCCGGCAAACCTATCGCAATAAAATAATGTGTATTCGTGTTCATAAAAGCATCCTTTTCTTGTTTATCCTATTAAAGGTAAATTATTTTTCTTTTATGGGCAATTATAGCTATAATACTATTAAACATTCGCAAAAAGTCCTTTTATGTAAAGAATATATTGTTATTATATATCCTTTTCCCTTGTTTTTAATCTTAATCTTCATGAATCTCACTTTAATTGAAAGAAATAGAAGACAAGGACATTCTTGTACCTTATCAGCAATCACCATCTATGTGAGATTTTATTCATATTTAGTAAAAAGAAAGTAGGAAATAACAATGAAATTGTATGGATCCGTATCTGAGCTTATTGGTGACACTCCATTAGTTCGTTTGAACTCTATTGGTGATAAAAATGGTGCTGTCATTTACGCAAAACTGGAATATTTTAATCCTAGCAGAAGTGTAAAAGACAGGGCGGCATTCAATATGATTGAAGCCGCAGAA
This DNA window, taken from Niallia sp. Man26, encodes the following:
- a CDS encoding NERD domain-containing protein, with translation MAQLIKLKDYISRYQQNILLYPSRYVRLKKQKWEGVKKAFDTQDMKIFYEDNESLDDITEEKESLFLKIRGMMNKKPKEEELLLFPAAVKEEDKEEQIFSFDYKANALNEPQSEEQLKLQFLNQLFRFQLKWASSTLTEKSTVKKAFYYDEHLKYFLQRFPDTYLVLYKPVFLLKNAPIDLEVMMVTPTAVWCITILEEEDSAVYLGSNEKFWVKKYNDKEKKTLSPLIALNRTEKIVRGILDRHDVALPIQKAILTRNGYIDYPTIPYDLKIIEKRNYDEWFRMMRTQQSPIKAIQLKAAESLLQYCLTTSVRRYDWDAPEEEES
- the thpR gene encoding RNA 2',3'-cyclic phosphodiesterase, with translation MNTNTHYFIAIGLPEAVRLEVEAVRGKLKEAFPFKKWVHPQDYHITLAFLGAATEEQKSELITILNEDSYDIDHFTLNIDKLGVFGSQDSPRIFWLGLENHPSLHQLRENIYIKCKKAGFTLETRPYHPHITIARKWAGTERFRQNMLNSQNPFSDAKPSFQVEQFSLFQTHLNKEPKYEAIYTKKFI